Below is a window of Perca fluviatilis chromosome 6, GENO_Pfluv_1.0, whole genome shotgun sequence DNA.
CAAAATCTCAGATCGCTGCTGGTTCATTCTCATGCACCCAGCACCAGCATTGACAAGCACCAGGGGGCAACGTCACCAAAAACCTTAACAGGCTATGGCGCACTCTTGACGTCACATTTGCACGCCTAGCTTGGCTGCAGCTGCTGTAAAAAATGCCCTCATCCTTTCTGTCCGAAGAATTGGCTGAACATTCTGGCCCTTTAACAGTTGACTGGAAGGTGACAGATCAGAGGGGAGCCCAGGGTCTCATTGTGGATTTACTGCTGACCCAATTCTCCTCGCTCCCCTTGTTGGCGTTGGTGTCCTTCTTGCTGTGCTGGCATTCAAGCGTTGCATCCTGTAGGAAAAAGCCATCCTTAGCTTTTTTGGTGTGTCAGCAGGCCCAGGGTCAGGGGGTGGGATCCAGTCTCCTTGCTCTGTCAGGAAACCACGCAGGAAGTCAGCAGAAGTCAGCACCGCTGGTTCTCTCCGTCGGCGTCTGAACCCGGACTGGGTTCCTGTAGGCACTCTGCTGGGCTGAAGTTGAAGTGCGAACATGGATCCTTGTGATGAGTCTCTCCCACTCCACTGCAGCGCCACTTGAAGCCGGAGATCAGAAGGCGGGTGTGCGGCCAGGCAGCGAAGACGAGGGCTGGGTGGAATGGCTGGTTGAGAGCGGAGCAGTGAGGCGAGCAGGCAGCAAGGAAGCAGATGACAGCAGGTGAGCAGCAGGTCCAGAGACAGGATCTGAACAGAAAAGGAACACGTAAACTAAAGCACAATGAGGCAAACAAACATAAAGCTAGAAACTGAGAAACCAGGAACAGACTCTCTAGTGCACTGAGTAGAGCCACGTTACCACGAACGGTTGTAACGAACTGGCGCTGTAGAGGTGGACAGCCCGGGTAGATAACTGCTGAGTGATTAGTGGTGATGTGCTGCAGCTGAGCTGGAAAACGGAGAGTGGCCACGCCTCTTGACCTAGTTTCTCCAGGACACGCCTCT
It encodes the following:
- the LOC120560142 gene encoding uncharacterized protein LOC120560142 isoform X3; translated protein: MNFNEESTQSKREILSLDLLLTCCHLLPCCLLASLLRSQPAIPPSPRLRCLAAHPPSDLRLQVALQWSGRDSSQGSMFALQLQPSRVPTGTQSGFRRRRREPAVLTSADFLRGFLTEQGDWIPPPDPGPADTPKKLRMAFSYRMQRLNASTARRTPTPTRGARRIGSAVNPQ
- the LOC120560142 gene encoding uncharacterized protein LOC120560142 isoform X2, coding for MKEGRFLLLLAPLQTALSSLPRTILSLDLLLTCCHLLPCCLLASLLRSQPAIPPSPRLRCLAAHPPSDLRLQVALQWSGRDSSQGSMFALQLQPSRVPTGTQSGFRRRRREPAVLTSADFLRGFLTEQGDWIPPPDPGPADTPKKLRMAFSYRMQRLNASTARRTPTPTRGARRIGSAVNPQ
- the LOC120560142 gene encoding uncharacterized protein LOC120560142 isoform X1; the encoded protein is MASLLHVSVHCRSPHFFAVIGEQRAALNALDKANTYVVTDHLLWISVCLPVLLVFLFPFPLCLLSVCSFPPAGERRVLEKLGQEAWPLSVFQLSCSTSPLITQQLSTRAVHLYSASSLQPFVILSLDLLLTCCHLLPCCLLASLLRSQPAIPPSPRLRCLAAHPPSDLRLQVALQWSGRDSSQGSMFALQLQPSRVPTGTQSGFRRRRREPAVLTSADFLRGFLTEQGDWIPPPDPGPADTPKKLRMAFSYRMQRLNASTARRTPTPTRGARRIGSAVNPQ